From a single Syngnathus scovelli strain Florida chromosome 2, RoL_Ssco_1.2, whole genome shotgun sequence genomic region:
- the LOC125987680 gene encoding microtubule-associated protein tau isoform X8, with amino-acid sequence MSSEHLCPVPGRFLSKLTLGEQMMGEDQQGEVFNEYSAPMPSPEDSSYPLMDFQVNNLGDQTIDNKGSNLGISQKSPSRAKILEKAVTSGMKPDRLRIPKIGPKDRLTEFPLGNALPGDMKIPTIPEVDIEKDPSREASPIPPDTSFIFTSPETERERQKQDCKKLLGDPRTPARSETKGKDEIPEAQKPSDGTSALYFQEGSPKPQFPSPVIIIPQVEEEDDREVVEDLRCDVDEPELSKVDQKEPQVGQVIQENNRVGQAKSHFCSPSVCSDDDNQDDATEIKEEKTGMQSSMEISQKIEDPSQASIDEAPADVSICDTDSSWIDSKDDDKTITTKQIRTFPPTQNVTLGILGVDTPTKRFPGRGNKVLRKGLGFRPKEEMKKKKVAIIRRADQNKVSAFQARKSLAKAVVKHPRPALLHRRKAAGVESSQPLSVHQSRERPTPLSLHLSRQRTSERTYRSPEKRSSLPRPSKSLTRHLPASEQEDNSTPSRPTCTDSGRSWSARSGTSTPGSSAVTPGTPPSYARTPGSRTPGSHTPKSFSVLQEKKVAIIRTPPKSPSSAQRQLKVLNQPLPDLKNVKSKIGSTANLKHQPKGGQVQILNEKVDFSHVQSKCGSKDNLKHTPKGGNVMIPSVKLDFSHVQAKCGSLNKLQHTPGGGNVQIQSNKIDLSHITSKCGSMSNIRYRPGGGNVRIENVKLDFKDKAQPKIGSMDNASHMPGGGNVMIESHKLSFRETAKARVDHGAEIVVTHSPGLGLGGTSPHLSSDGSINQLDSPQLATLAQDVTAALAKQGL; translated from the exons ATGTCTTCTGAACACTTGTGTCCTGTCCCTGGAAGATTTTTATCCAAACTCACCCTTGGAGAGCAAATGATGGGTGAAGACCAACAAGGGGAGGTCTTTAACGAATATTCTGCCCCCATGCCTTCTCCTGAGGACTCTTCTTACCCTTTGATGGATTTTCAAGTCAACAACCTTGGAGATCAAACAATCGATAATAAAGGATCTAATCTTGGAATATCGCAAAAATCACCTTCACGGGCAAAGATACTGGAAAAAGCTGTGACCAGTGGAATGAAACCAGATCGCCTCAGAATCCCAAAAATTGGTCCAAAAGACAGACTGACTGAGTTTCCTTTGGGGAACGCTCTACCTGGTGACATGAAGATACCAACAATTCCTGAAGTGGACATTGAAAAAGACCCTTCAAGAGAAGCCTCTCCTATTCCACCAGACACTTCCTTCATCTTTACATCTCCAGAAACTGAGCGTGAGAGACAGAAACAAGATTGCAAGAAGTTGCTCGGTGATCCCAGAACACCTGCAAGGTCAGAAACAAAAGGAAAGGATGAGATCCCTGAAGCCCAAAAGCCCTCTGATGGAACGAGTGCACTCTACTTCCAGGAAGGCTCACCAAAGCCACAATTTCCTTCTCCAGTCATAATTATACCTCAAGTGGAAGAAGAGGATGACCGAGAGGTTGTTGAAGACCTCAGATGTGATGTTGATGAGCCTGAGCTCTCCAAAGTGGATCAGAAGGAGCCACAAGTGGGTCAGGTGATCCAGGAAAATAACCGTGTCGGGCAAGCGAAGAGCCATTTTTGCAGCCCCTCCGTATGTTCTGATGATGACAATCAAGATGATGCAACTGAAATAAAAGAGGAGAAGACTGGTATGCAGTCATCCATGGAGATAAGTCAAAAGATAGAAGACCCCAGTCAAGCTTCTATTGATGAAGCTCCAGCAGATGTCTCCATCTGTGACACAGACAGTAGCTGGATTGATTCAAAAG ATGATGACAAAACTATCACGACAAAACAAATCAGAACTTTCCCGCCGACCCAGAACGTCACCCTCGGCATACTCGGGGTGGACACGCCCACTAAACGGTTCCCGGGCAGAGGAAATAAAGTTCTCCGCAAAGGTCTCGGCTTTCGTCCAAAAGAggagatgaagaagaaaaaag TCGCCATCATACGCAGGGCGGACCAGAATAAGGTCTCAGCCTTCCAGGCTCGAAAAAGTCTAGCCAAAGCTGTGGTCAAACATCCTCGGCCAGCTCTGCTTCACAGACGCAAAGCCGCAG GTGTAGAAAGCTCTCAGCCCTTAAGTGTCCACCAGTCCAGGGAGAGACCCACT CCTTTGTCCTTGCATCTGTCTCGGCAGAGAACATCT GAGAGAACATACCGTAGTCCAGAGAAAAGGTCATCGCTCCCCAGGCCGTCCAAATCACTGACCCGCCACCTTCCTGCGTCTGAACAAGAGGACAACAGCACCCCCTCCAGGCCAACCT GCACGGACTCTGGACGTTCCTGGTCAGCTCGTAGCGGCACTTCGACCCCCGGATCCTCTGCGGTTACGCCCGGCACACCCCCTAGTTACGCCCGCACGCCCGGTTCGCGCACCCCCGGAAGCCACACGCCCAAGTCCTTCAGCGTTCTCCAGGAGAAGAAGGTCGCCATCATCCGCACCCCGCCCAAGTCGCCGTCTTCAGCCCAGCGGCAGTTGAAGGTTCTCAACCAGCCCTTGCCTGACCTCAAGAATGTCAAGTCCAAAATTGGATCCACCGCCAACCTTAAACATCAACCCAAGGGTGGACAG GTGCAAATTTTAAACGAGAAGGTGGACTTCAGTCATGTTCAATCAAAGTGCGGCTCCAAGGATAATCTGAAGCACACGCCCAAAGGAGGCAAT GTCATGATTCCGAGCGTTAAACTGGACTTTAGCCACGTGCAGGCTAAATGTGGCTCCCTGAACAAACTCCAGCACACCCCGGGCGGAGGAAAT GTCCAAATCCAGAGCAACAAAATCGACTTGAGCCACATCACTTCCAAATGCGGCTCCATGTCCAACATCCGCTACAGGCCAG GCGGAGGCAACGTTCGGATTGAGAATGTCAAGCTGGACTTTAAAGACAAAGCTCAACCCAAGATCGGCTCAATGGACAACGCCAGCCACATGCCGGGTGGCGGGAACGTGATG ATCGAGAGCCACAAGCTGAGCTTCCGTGAGACCGCCAAAGCCCGGGTGGACCACGGTGCGGAAATCGTTGTCACCCACTCCCCCGGGCTGGGCTTGGGTGGCACCTCGCCTCACTTGTCCTCCGACGGCAGCATCAACCAACTGGATTCGCCACAGCTCGCCACACTGGCCCAAGATGTTACGGCCGCGCTGGCCAAGCAGGGCTTATGA
- the LOC125987680 gene encoding microtubule-associated protein 2 isoform X4, producing MSSEHLCPVPGRFLSKLTLGEQMMGEDQQGEVFNEYSAPMPSPEDSSYPLMDFQVNNLGDQTIDNKGSNLGISQKSPSRAKILEKAVTSGMKPDRLRIPKIGPKDRLTEFPLGNALPGDMKIPTIPEVDIEKDPSREASPIPPDTSFIFTSPETERERQKQDCKKLLGDPRTPARSETKGKDEIPEAQKPSDGTSALYFQEGSPKPQFPSPVIIIPQVEEEDDREVVEDLRCDVDEPELSKVDQKEPQVGQVIQENNRVGQAKSHFCSPSVCSDDDNQDDATEIKEEKTGMQSSMEISQKIEDPSQASIDEAPADVSICDTDSSWIDSKDDDKTITTKQIRTFPPTQNVTLGILGVDTPTKRFPGRGNKVLRKGLGFRPKEEMKKKKVAIIRRADQNKVSAFQARKSLAKAVVKHPRPALLHRRKAAGVESSQPLSVHQSRERPTPLSLHLSRQRTSSPTRPVLLKMAMQSQQSPRPDSACSLKRSPQVEAVLSEAPPTLACSRTAPQKNIQERTYRSPEKRSSLPRPSKSLTRHLPASEQEDNSTPSRPTSINTEVKGDSRSGRGPSMAGTDSGRSWSARSGTSTPGSSAVTPGTPPSYARTPGSRTPGSHTPKSFSVLQEKKVAIIRTPPKSPSSAQRQLKVLNQPLPDLKNVKSKIGSTANLKHQPKGGQVMIPSVKLDFSHVQAKCGSLNKLQHTPGGGNVQIQSNKIDLSHITSKCGSMSNIRYRPGGGNVRIENVKLDFKDKAQPKIGSMDNASHMPGGGNVMIESHKLSFRETAKARVDHGAEIVVTHSPGLGLGGTSPHLSSDGSINQLDSPQLATLAQDVTAALAKQGL from the exons ATGTCTTCTGAACACTTGTGTCCTGTCCCTGGAAGATTTTTATCCAAACTCACCCTTGGAGAGCAAATGATGGGTGAAGACCAACAAGGGGAGGTCTTTAACGAATATTCTGCCCCCATGCCTTCTCCTGAGGACTCTTCTTACCCTTTGATGGATTTTCAAGTCAACAACCTTGGAGATCAAACAATCGATAATAAAGGATCTAATCTTGGAATATCGCAAAAATCACCTTCACGGGCAAAGATACTGGAAAAAGCTGTGACCAGTGGAATGAAACCAGATCGCCTCAGAATCCCAAAAATTGGTCCAAAAGACAGACTGACTGAGTTTCCTTTGGGGAACGCTCTACCTGGTGACATGAAGATACCAACAATTCCTGAAGTGGACATTGAAAAAGACCCTTCAAGAGAAGCCTCTCCTATTCCACCAGACACTTCCTTCATCTTTACATCTCCAGAAACTGAGCGTGAGAGACAGAAACAAGATTGCAAGAAGTTGCTCGGTGATCCCAGAACACCTGCAAGGTCAGAAACAAAAGGAAAGGATGAGATCCCTGAAGCCCAAAAGCCCTCTGATGGAACGAGTGCACTCTACTTCCAGGAAGGCTCACCAAAGCCACAATTTCCTTCTCCAGTCATAATTATACCTCAAGTGGAAGAAGAGGATGACCGAGAGGTTGTTGAAGACCTCAGATGTGATGTTGATGAGCCTGAGCTCTCCAAAGTGGATCAGAAGGAGCCACAAGTGGGTCAGGTGATCCAGGAAAATAACCGTGTCGGGCAAGCGAAGAGCCATTTTTGCAGCCCCTCCGTATGTTCTGATGATGACAATCAAGATGATGCAACTGAAATAAAAGAGGAGAAGACTGGTATGCAGTCATCCATGGAGATAAGTCAAAAGATAGAAGACCCCAGTCAAGCTTCTATTGATGAAGCTCCAGCAGATGTCTCCATCTGTGACACAGACAGTAGCTGGATTGATTCAAAAG ATGATGACAAAACTATCACGACAAAACAAATCAGAACTTTCCCGCCGACCCAGAACGTCACCCTCGGCATACTCGGGGTGGACACGCCCACTAAACGGTTCCCGGGCAGAGGAAATAAAGTTCTCCGCAAAGGTCTCGGCTTTCGTCCAAAAGAggagatgaagaagaaaaaag TCGCCATCATACGCAGGGCGGACCAGAATAAGGTCTCAGCCTTCCAGGCTCGAAAAAGTCTAGCCAAAGCTGTGGTCAAACATCCTCGGCCAGCTCTGCTTCACAGACGCAAAGCCGCAG GTGTAGAAAGCTCTCAGCCCTTAAGTGTCCACCAGTCCAGGGAGAGACCCACT CCTTTGTCCTTGCATCTGTCTCGGCAGAGAACATCT AGCCCAACGCGGCCCGTTCTGTTAAAAATGGCAATGCAGAGCCAGCAATCCCCGCGGCCTGACTCCGCATGTAGCCTTAAACGGAGCCCCCAGGTGGAGGCGGTGCTTAGTGAGGCCCCGCCCACCTTGGCATGCTCCCGCACTGCCCCTCAGAAAAACATACAG GAGAGAACATACCGTAGTCCAGAGAAAAGGTCATCGCTCCCCAGGCCGTCCAAATCACTGACCCGCCACCTTCCTGCGTCTGAACAAGAGGACAACAGCACCCCCTCCAGGCCAACCT CCATCAACACCGAGGTCAAGGGTGACAGCAGGTCTGGGAGGGGCCCTAGTATGGCAG GCACGGACTCTGGACGTTCCTGGTCAGCTCGTAGCGGCACTTCGACCCCCGGATCCTCTGCGGTTACGCCCGGCACACCCCCTAGTTACGCCCGCACGCCCGGTTCGCGCACCCCCGGAAGCCACACGCCCAAGTCCTTCAGCGTTCTCCAGGAGAAGAAGGTCGCCATCATCCGCACCCCGCCCAAGTCGCCGTCTTCAGCCCAGCGGCAGTTGAAGGTTCTCAACCAGCCCTTGCCTGACCTCAAGAATGTCAAGTCCAAAATTGGATCCACCGCCAACCTTAAACATCAACCCAAGGGTGGACAG GTCATGATTCCGAGCGTTAAACTGGACTTTAGCCACGTGCAGGCTAAATGTGGCTCCCTGAACAAACTCCAGCACACCCCGGGCGGAGGAAAT GTCCAAATCCAGAGCAACAAAATCGACTTGAGCCACATCACTTCCAAATGCGGCTCCATGTCCAACATCCGCTACAGGCCAG GCGGAGGCAACGTTCGGATTGAGAATGTCAAGCTGGACTTTAAAGACAAAGCTCAACCCAAGATCGGCTCAATGGACAACGCCAGCCACATGCCGGGTGGCGGGAACGTGATG ATCGAGAGCCACAAGCTGAGCTTCCGTGAGACCGCCAAAGCCCGGGTGGACCACGGTGCGGAAATCGTTGTCACCCACTCCCCCGGGCTGGGCTTGGGTGGCACCTCGCCTCACTTGTCCTCCGACGGCAGCATCAACCAACTGGATTCGCCACAGCTCGCCACACTGGCCCAAGATGTTACGGCCGCGCTGGCCAAGCAGGGCTTATGA
- the LOC125987680 gene encoding microtubule-associated protein tau isoform X10, whose amino-acid sequence MSSEHLCPVPGRFLSKLTLGEQMMGEDQQGEVFNEYSAPMPSPEDSSYPLMDFQVNNLGDQTIDNKGSNLGISQKSPSRAKILEKAVTSGMKPDRLRIPKIGPKDRLTEFPLGNALPGDMKIPTIPEVDIEKDPSREASPIPPDTSFIFTSPETERERQKQDCKKLLGDPRTPARSETKGKDEIPEAQKPSDGTSALYFQEGSPKPQFPSPVIIIPQVEEEDDREVVEDLRCDVDEPELSKVDQKEPQVGQVIQENNRVGQAKSHFCSPSVCSDDDNQDDATEIKEEKTGMQSSMEISQKIEDPSQASIDEAPADVSICDTDSSWIDSKDDDKTITTKQIRTFPPTQNVTLGILGVDTPTKRFPGRGNKVLRKGLGFRPKEEMKKKKVAIIRRADQNKVSAFQARKSLAKAVVKHPRPALLHRRKAAGVESSQPLSVHQSRERPTERTYRSPEKRSSLPRPSKSLTRHLPASEQEDNSTPSRPTSINTEVKGDSRSGRGPSMAGTDSGRSWSARSGTSTPGSSAVTPGTPPSYARTPGSRTPGSHTPKSFSVLQEKKVAIIRTPPKSPSSAQRQLKVLNQPLPDLKNVKSKIGSTANLKHQPKGGQVMIPSVKLDFSHVQAKCGSLNKLQHTPGGGNVQIQSNKIDLSHITSKCGSMSNIRYRPGGGNVRIENVKLDFKDKAQPKIGSMDNASHMPGGGNVMIESHKLSFRETAKARVDHGAEIVVTHSPGLGLGGTSPHLSSDGSINQLDSPQLATLAQDVTAALAKQGL is encoded by the exons ATGTCTTCTGAACACTTGTGTCCTGTCCCTGGAAGATTTTTATCCAAACTCACCCTTGGAGAGCAAATGATGGGTGAAGACCAACAAGGGGAGGTCTTTAACGAATATTCTGCCCCCATGCCTTCTCCTGAGGACTCTTCTTACCCTTTGATGGATTTTCAAGTCAACAACCTTGGAGATCAAACAATCGATAATAAAGGATCTAATCTTGGAATATCGCAAAAATCACCTTCACGGGCAAAGATACTGGAAAAAGCTGTGACCAGTGGAATGAAACCAGATCGCCTCAGAATCCCAAAAATTGGTCCAAAAGACAGACTGACTGAGTTTCCTTTGGGGAACGCTCTACCTGGTGACATGAAGATACCAACAATTCCTGAAGTGGACATTGAAAAAGACCCTTCAAGAGAAGCCTCTCCTATTCCACCAGACACTTCCTTCATCTTTACATCTCCAGAAACTGAGCGTGAGAGACAGAAACAAGATTGCAAGAAGTTGCTCGGTGATCCCAGAACACCTGCAAGGTCAGAAACAAAAGGAAAGGATGAGATCCCTGAAGCCCAAAAGCCCTCTGATGGAACGAGTGCACTCTACTTCCAGGAAGGCTCACCAAAGCCACAATTTCCTTCTCCAGTCATAATTATACCTCAAGTGGAAGAAGAGGATGACCGAGAGGTTGTTGAAGACCTCAGATGTGATGTTGATGAGCCTGAGCTCTCCAAAGTGGATCAGAAGGAGCCACAAGTGGGTCAGGTGATCCAGGAAAATAACCGTGTCGGGCAAGCGAAGAGCCATTTTTGCAGCCCCTCCGTATGTTCTGATGATGACAATCAAGATGATGCAACTGAAATAAAAGAGGAGAAGACTGGTATGCAGTCATCCATGGAGATAAGTCAAAAGATAGAAGACCCCAGTCAAGCTTCTATTGATGAAGCTCCAGCAGATGTCTCCATCTGTGACACAGACAGTAGCTGGATTGATTCAAAAG ATGATGACAAAACTATCACGACAAAACAAATCAGAACTTTCCCGCCGACCCAGAACGTCACCCTCGGCATACTCGGGGTGGACACGCCCACTAAACGGTTCCCGGGCAGAGGAAATAAAGTTCTCCGCAAAGGTCTCGGCTTTCGTCCAAAAGAggagatgaagaagaaaaaag TCGCCATCATACGCAGGGCGGACCAGAATAAGGTCTCAGCCTTCCAGGCTCGAAAAAGTCTAGCCAAAGCTGTGGTCAAACATCCTCGGCCAGCTCTGCTTCACAGACGCAAAGCCGCAG GTGTAGAAAGCTCTCAGCCCTTAAGTGTCCACCAGTCCAGGGAGAGACCCACT GAGAGAACATACCGTAGTCCAGAGAAAAGGTCATCGCTCCCCAGGCCGTCCAAATCACTGACCCGCCACCTTCCTGCGTCTGAACAAGAGGACAACAGCACCCCCTCCAGGCCAACCT CCATCAACACCGAGGTCAAGGGTGACAGCAGGTCTGGGAGGGGCCCTAGTATGGCAG GCACGGACTCTGGACGTTCCTGGTCAGCTCGTAGCGGCACTTCGACCCCCGGATCCTCTGCGGTTACGCCCGGCACACCCCCTAGTTACGCCCGCACGCCCGGTTCGCGCACCCCCGGAAGCCACACGCCCAAGTCCTTCAGCGTTCTCCAGGAGAAGAAGGTCGCCATCATCCGCACCCCGCCCAAGTCGCCGTCTTCAGCCCAGCGGCAGTTGAAGGTTCTCAACCAGCCCTTGCCTGACCTCAAGAATGTCAAGTCCAAAATTGGATCCACCGCCAACCTTAAACATCAACCCAAGGGTGGACAG GTCATGATTCCGAGCGTTAAACTGGACTTTAGCCACGTGCAGGCTAAATGTGGCTCCCTGAACAAACTCCAGCACACCCCGGGCGGAGGAAAT GTCCAAATCCAGAGCAACAAAATCGACTTGAGCCACATCACTTCCAAATGCGGCTCCATGTCCAACATCCGCTACAGGCCAG GCGGAGGCAACGTTCGGATTGAGAATGTCAAGCTGGACTTTAAAGACAAAGCTCAACCCAAGATCGGCTCAATGGACAACGCCAGCCACATGCCGGGTGGCGGGAACGTGATG ATCGAGAGCCACAAGCTGAGCTTCCGTGAGACCGCCAAAGCCCGGGTGGACCACGGTGCGGAAATCGTTGTCACCCACTCCCCCGGGCTGGGCTTGGGTGGCACCTCGCCTCACTTGTCCTCCGACGGCAGCATCAACCAACTGGATTCGCCACAGCTCGCCACACTGGCCCAAGATGTTACGGCCGCGCTGGCCAAGCAGGGCTTATGA
- the LOC125987680 gene encoding microtubule-associated protein tau isoform X9 codes for MSSEHLCPVPGRFLSKLTLGEQMMGEDQQGEVFNEYSAPMPSPEDSSYPLMDFQVNNLGDQTIDNKGSNLGISQKSPSRAKILEKAVTSGMKPDRLRIPKIGPKDRLTEFPLGNALPGDMKIPTIPEVDIEKDPSREASPIPPDTSFIFTSPETERERQKQDCKKLLGDPRTPARSETKGKDEIPEAQKPSDGTSALYFQEGSPKPQFPSPVIIIPQVEEEDDREVVEDLRCDVDEPELSKVDQKEPQVGQVIQENNRVGQAKSHFCSPSVCSDDDNQDDATEIKEEKTGMQSSMEISQKIEDPSQASIDEAPADVSICDTDSSWIDSKDDDKTITTKQIRTFPPTQNVTLGILGVDTPTKRFPGRGNKVLRKGLGFRPKEEMKKKKVAIIRRADQNKVSAFQARKSLAKAVVKHPRPALLHRRKAAGVESSQPLSVHQSRERPTERTYRSPEKRSSLPRPSKSLTRHLPASEQEDNSTPSRPTCTDSGRSWSARSGTSTPGSSAVTPGTPPSYARTPGSRTPGSHTPKSFSVLQEKKVAIIRTPPKSPSSAQRQLKVLNQPLPDLKNVKSKIGSTANLKHQPKGGQVQILNEKVDFSHVQSKCGSKDNLKHTPKGGNVMIPSVKLDFSHVQAKCGSLNKLQHTPGGGNVQIQSNKIDLSHITSKCGSMSNIRYRPGGGNVRIENVKLDFKDKAQPKIGSMDNASHMPGGGNVMIESHKLSFRETAKARVDHGAEIVVTHSPGLGLGGTSPHLSSDGSINQLDSPQLATLAQDVTAALAKQGL; via the exons ATGTCTTCTGAACACTTGTGTCCTGTCCCTGGAAGATTTTTATCCAAACTCACCCTTGGAGAGCAAATGATGGGTGAAGACCAACAAGGGGAGGTCTTTAACGAATATTCTGCCCCCATGCCTTCTCCTGAGGACTCTTCTTACCCTTTGATGGATTTTCAAGTCAACAACCTTGGAGATCAAACAATCGATAATAAAGGATCTAATCTTGGAATATCGCAAAAATCACCTTCACGGGCAAAGATACTGGAAAAAGCTGTGACCAGTGGAATGAAACCAGATCGCCTCAGAATCCCAAAAATTGGTCCAAAAGACAGACTGACTGAGTTTCCTTTGGGGAACGCTCTACCTGGTGACATGAAGATACCAACAATTCCTGAAGTGGACATTGAAAAAGACCCTTCAAGAGAAGCCTCTCCTATTCCACCAGACACTTCCTTCATCTTTACATCTCCAGAAACTGAGCGTGAGAGACAGAAACAAGATTGCAAGAAGTTGCTCGGTGATCCCAGAACACCTGCAAGGTCAGAAACAAAAGGAAAGGATGAGATCCCTGAAGCCCAAAAGCCCTCTGATGGAACGAGTGCACTCTACTTCCAGGAAGGCTCACCAAAGCCACAATTTCCTTCTCCAGTCATAATTATACCTCAAGTGGAAGAAGAGGATGACCGAGAGGTTGTTGAAGACCTCAGATGTGATGTTGATGAGCCTGAGCTCTCCAAAGTGGATCAGAAGGAGCCACAAGTGGGTCAGGTGATCCAGGAAAATAACCGTGTCGGGCAAGCGAAGAGCCATTTTTGCAGCCCCTCCGTATGTTCTGATGATGACAATCAAGATGATGCAACTGAAATAAAAGAGGAGAAGACTGGTATGCAGTCATCCATGGAGATAAGTCAAAAGATAGAAGACCCCAGTCAAGCTTCTATTGATGAAGCTCCAGCAGATGTCTCCATCTGTGACACAGACAGTAGCTGGATTGATTCAAAAG ATGATGACAAAACTATCACGACAAAACAAATCAGAACTTTCCCGCCGACCCAGAACGTCACCCTCGGCATACTCGGGGTGGACACGCCCACTAAACGGTTCCCGGGCAGAGGAAATAAAGTTCTCCGCAAAGGTCTCGGCTTTCGTCCAAAAGAggagatgaagaagaaaaaag TCGCCATCATACGCAGGGCGGACCAGAATAAGGTCTCAGCCTTCCAGGCTCGAAAAAGTCTAGCCAAAGCTGTGGTCAAACATCCTCGGCCAGCTCTGCTTCACAGACGCAAAGCCGCAG GTGTAGAAAGCTCTCAGCCCTTAAGTGTCCACCAGTCCAGGGAGAGACCCACT GAGAGAACATACCGTAGTCCAGAGAAAAGGTCATCGCTCCCCAGGCCGTCCAAATCACTGACCCGCCACCTTCCTGCGTCTGAACAAGAGGACAACAGCACCCCCTCCAGGCCAACCT GCACGGACTCTGGACGTTCCTGGTCAGCTCGTAGCGGCACTTCGACCCCCGGATCCTCTGCGGTTACGCCCGGCACACCCCCTAGTTACGCCCGCACGCCCGGTTCGCGCACCCCCGGAAGCCACACGCCCAAGTCCTTCAGCGTTCTCCAGGAGAAGAAGGTCGCCATCATCCGCACCCCGCCCAAGTCGCCGTCTTCAGCCCAGCGGCAGTTGAAGGTTCTCAACCAGCCCTTGCCTGACCTCAAGAATGTCAAGTCCAAAATTGGATCCACCGCCAACCTTAAACATCAACCCAAGGGTGGACAG GTGCAAATTTTAAACGAGAAGGTGGACTTCAGTCATGTTCAATCAAAGTGCGGCTCCAAGGATAATCTGAAGCACACGCCCAAAGGAGGCAAT GTCATGATTCCGAGCGTTAAACTGGACTTTAGCCACGTGCAGGCTAAATGTGGCTCCCTGAACAAACTCCAGCACACCCCGGGCGGAGGAAAT GTCCAAATCCAGAGCAACAAAATCGACTTGAGCCACATCACTTCCAAATGCGGCTCCATGTCCAACATCCGCTACAGGCCAG GCGGAGGCAACGTTCGGATTGAGAATGTCAAGCTGGACTTTAAAGACAAAGCTCAACCCAAGATCGGCTCAATGGACAACGCCAGCCACATGCCGGGTGGCGGGAACGTGATG ATCGAGAGCCACAAGCTGAGCTTCCGTGAGACCGCCAAAGCCCGGGTGGACCACGGTGCGGAAATCGTTGTCACCCACTCCCCCGGGCTGGGCTTGGGTGGCACCTCGCCTCACTTGTCCTCCGACGGCAGCATCAACCAACTGGATTCGCCACAGCTCGCCACACTGGCCCAAGATGTTACGGCCGCGCTGGCCAAGCAGGGCTTATGA